One Candidatus Korarchaeum sp. DNA segment encodes these proteins:
- a CDS encoding nicotinamide mononucleotide deamidase-related protein: protein MRLPEAWVISVGNELLNGRIINTNLAWLSRKLTLDGYLVRCALTVRDDCDDIVMAFRLALERGASLIISTGGLGPTFDDMTSECLSKALGRRHGVNEEALRMVEEKYARRNLPMTEHRIKMAMMPENAKPIYNAVGTAPGFVVEEGSTLILVLPGVPSEMMDIFERVEGLIRSRAPPLSYVSVDLLVKGVPESEAAPLIEDAMRKFSVYVKSHPSGREIGEPVLRINVTSSSLSEAEARLNVEGALRLLSEGLRERGGCVAVEEA from the coding sequence ATGAGGCTTCCAGAAGCTTGGGTGATCTCTGTCGGGAACGAGCTCCTCAACGGTAGGATAATCAACACGAATCTAGCTTGGCTCTCCAGGAAGCTCACTCTGGACGGTTACTTGGTCAGGTGCGCTCTCACGGTCAGGGATGATTGCGATGATATAGTGATGGCCTTCAGGCTTGCTCTCGAGAGAGGCGCCTCTCTCATCATCAGCACGGGAGGTTTAGGACCCACTTTCGACGACATGACCTCCGAGTGCCTCTCAAAGGCGCTGGGCAGAAGGCACGGGGTCAACGAGGAGGCCCTCAGGATGGTTGAGGAGAAGTACGCCAGGAGGAATCTACCGATGACTGAGCACAGGATTAAGATGGCTATGATGCCTGAGAACGCTAAGCCAATTTACAATGCAGTTGGCACGGCTCCTGGCTTCGTCGTGGAGGAGGGCTCCACCCTCATCCTAGTGCTCCCGGGAGTCCCATCTGAGATGATGGATATATTCGAGAGGGTTGAGGGTCTGATAAGGTCTAGAGCTCCTCCTCTAAGTTACGTGAGCGTTGACCTCTTGGTTAAGGGGGTTCCTGAGTCGGAGGCTGCCCCGCTGATAGAGGATGCTATGAGGAAGTTCAGCGTCTACGTGAAGAGTCACCCATCGGGCCGTGAGATCGGAGAACCCGTCCTCAGGATAAACGTGACATCCTCCTCGCTGAGCGAGGCCGAGGCCAGGCTCAACGTCGAGGGAGCCCTGAGGCTGCTGTCGGAGGGGCTGAGGGAGAGGGGGGGATGCGTTGCTGTTGAGGAAGCCTAA
- a CDS encoding radical SAM protein, with product MGFEGPEWLIWMVTGECNLRCPYCYATHYQSEQPLKLESLRGILREASSLGVEYINYTGGEPLMRGDMLEIIKETTELGIETSLFTNLTLMSESIASKLSKLEVFLMTSLDGPRDVYEMVKGIGTWEKFLRGVQNLRKFNIPFHVNVTISKFNHDRIGEAIRSAEGLGAESISIIPSMAFGRALETGSFVGRKELLKSLTQAEEVAGELGIDVSVWCTPFLGSLGGFRNLRYTNCRGWKELDLSPSGKVLLCDVMGIEVADVFEDGILGSWLKLNTHPLYLRVRMMPEGCCGDEKCSGGCYARAYNYWGELPSRDPLCPR from the coding sequence TTGGGCTTCGAAGGTCCGGAGTGGTTGATCTGGATGGTGACAGGTGAGTGCAACCTGAGGTGTCCTTACTGCTACGCGACTCACTATCAGAGCGAGCAACCGCTGAAGTTGGAATCGCTGAGGGGCATCCTGAGGGAGGCATCATCGTTAGGCGTTGAATACATTAACTACACTGGAGGGGAGCCCCTCATGAGAGGTGATATGCTCGAGATAATAAAGGAGACTACTGAGCTAGGGATTGAGACTAGCCTATTCACTAACTTAACCCTCATGAGTGAGAGCATAGCCTCCAAGCTCTCCAAACTCGAGGTCTTCCTGATGACGAGCCTAGACGGTCCGCGTGATGTCTACGAGATGGTGAAGGGGATTGGGACGTGGGAAAAGTTCCTGAGAGGTGTCCAGAACTTGAGGAAGTTCAATATACCGTTTCACGTGAACGTAACCATTTCGAAGTTCAATCATGATAGGATAGGGGAAGCCATAAGGTCGGCTGAGGGACTGGGTGCTGAGAGCATATCGATAATACCATCCATGGCGTTCGGGAGGGCTTTGGAGACAGGAAGCTTCGTTGGGAGGAAGGAGCTCCTGAAGAGCTTAACTCAAGCTGAGGAGGTGGCTGGGGAACTAGGGATCGATGTGAGTGTTTGGTGCACACCCTTCTTAGGCTCCTTAGGTGGGTTCAGGAACCTGCGCTACACTAACTGCAGGGGATGGAAGGAGCTGGACCTCTCTCCAAGTGGTAAGGTGCTGCTCTGTGACGTGATGGGGATTGAAGTGGCTGATGTCTTCGAGGACGGGATCCTGGGTTCCTGGCTGAAGTTGAATACGCATCCACTCTATCTGAGGGTGAGAATGATGCCTGAGGGATGCTGCGGTGATGAGAAGTGCTCAGGAGGGTGCTACGCTAGGGCATACAACTACTGGGGGGAGCTGCCCTCACGGGACCCGCTCTGCCCCAGGTGA
- a CDS encoding Hsp20/alpha crystallin family protein: protein MGWFYREVRWGYFAVREVEEPLHDVKMTKDGVMITVDLPGVRKEDLILNVSEDAIYIEALSRVGGVMVRYKKLIKTPIQIDPERVEARLSNGILCILAPPKEVTFRRVRVE, encoded by the coding sequence ATGGGTTGGTTCTACAGGGAAGTGAGGTGGGGCTACTTCGCCGTTAGGGAGGTGGAGGAACCGCTCCACGATGTTAAGATGACGAAGGATGGTGTGATGATCACCGTAGACCTTCCGGGGGTTAGGAAGGAGGACCTGATCCTTAACGTGAGCGAGGACGCGATATACATCGAGGCCCTATCCCGTGTCGGAGGGGTCATGGTGAGGTACAAGAAGCTGATAAAGACACCGATACAGATAGATCCTGAGAGGGTCGAGGCCAGGCTCAGTAACGGTATCCTCTGTATCCTGGCTCCTCCGAAGGAGGTCACCTTCAGGAGGGTGAGGGTGGAGTGA
- the ade gene encoding adenine deaminase, with protein MRSRIWEVSTTLVRVALGIEKADLVILNPKFVNVNSGEILEGYGVAVRGDRVAAVGDVSHTIGPNTQVIDASGMYLAPGFIDAHVHIESSMLCLTNFAKVVLPRGTTTVFIDPHEIANVLGVDGVKLMVEESRDLPLKVFITAPSCVPANPMFETSGAHLGVREVEGMLSWDSVVALGEMMNYPGVLATDPEVFGKINAAHKAGKVIEGHDAGLLGRELTAYAAAGISSSHEMTRKVDAVERLRLGMYAYMREGSAWLDVKETVKAITEDKLDSRHACLVTDDREVDSIMKQGHMDHVVRRAIEEGVDPIRAIQMATINPAEHYGLAREIGSVAPSRLADIVLLRDLTRVEVDTVIADGRVVARGGKLIVDIRAPSYDERYLRTVKLHKRIDPGDFSLRAPLKEGRVKVRVIGALEGSVLTRCLIEELEVREGEVLPDASRSIYKVAVIERHKASGNIGIGFVKGFGFEIGAIASTVAHDNHNLLVLGLNDGDMALAANTLAGVGGGVVTVDRGRVLSLMRLPLAGLMSTEDPESVAEELERTYGIWRERGCHWVSPFMTMSLLALDVLPELRITDRGLVDTVNFRYVSPLYEGG; from the coding sequence ATGAGGAGCAGGATATGGGAAGTCTCTACCACCCTCGTCAGAGTCGCTTTGGGTATTGAAAAAGCTGATCTCGTCATTCTAAATCCTAAATTCGTTAACGTGAACTCCGGAGAGATCCTCGAAGGGTACGGTGTCGCTGTGAGGGGAGATAGGGTGGCTGCTGTAGGAGATGTATCGCACACCATAGGCCCAAACACTCAGGTTATAGATGCCAGTGGCATGTACTTAGCTCCGGGCTTCATAGACGCTCACGTCCACATTGAGAGCAGTATGCTCTGCCTAACTAACTTCGCGAAGGTCGTGCTCCCGAGGGGCACTACCACCGTCTTCATAGATCCCCATGAGATAGCTAACGTCCTAGGTGTGGACGGCGTCAAGTTGATGGTCGAGGAGTCTAGGGATCTGCCCCTTAAGGTCTTCATCACTGCACCATCCTGTGTCCCCGCTAATCCGATGTTCGAGACCTCGGGAGCTCACCTAGGGGTTAGGGAAGTCGAGGGGATGCTCTCCTGGGATAGCGTGGTGGCTCTGGGGGAGATGATGAATTACCCCGGAGTTTTAGCTACGGATCCAGAGGTCTTCGGCAAGATAAACGCGGCTCACAAGGCCGGTAAGGTGATCGAAGGTCATGATGCCGGGCTCCTCGGTAGGGAGCTCACGGCTTACGCTGCGGCCGGCATATCGTCCTCGCATGAGATGACGCGCAAGGTGGATGCCGTTGAGAGACTCAGGTTGGGGATGTACGCTTACATGAGGGAAGGATCCGCTTGGCTCGATGTTAAGGAGACCGTGAAAGCCATAACGGAGGATAAACTGGACTCTAGACATGCTTGCTTAGTTACTGACGACAGGGAGGTTGACTCGATAATGAAGCAGGGCCACATGGATCACGTGGTGAGGAGAGCGATAGAGGAGGGGGTGGACCCCATCAGAGCGATACAGATGGCTACGATAAACCCGGCCGAGCACTATGGCTTAGCTAGGGAGATAGGGAGCGTGGCCCCGAGCAGGCTGGCTGACATCGTACTGCTCAGAGACCTGACCAGGGTCGAGGTCGACACCGTGATAGCCGACGGCAGGGTGGTAGCGAGGGGAGGCAAGCTCATCGTCGATATAAGAGCCCCTAGCTACGATGAGAGGTACTTGAGGACCGTAAAGCTTCATAAGAGGATAGATCCCGGTGACTTCAGCTTGAGAGCCCCTCTAAAGGAGGGTAGGGTCAAGGTCAGGGTCATAGGGGCTTTAGAGGGGAGCGTGCTGACCAGGTGCCTCATCGAGGAGCTGGAGGTCAGGGAGGGGGAGGTGCTCCCCGATGCCTCGAGGAGCATCTACAAGGTCGCGGTCATAGAGAGGCATAAAGCGAGCGGTAATATCGGGATAGGGTTCGTTAAGGGGTTTGGTTTCGAGATAGGAGCTATAGCATCTACGGTAGCTCACGATAATCACAACCTCCTGGTACTGGGCCTTAACGATGGGGACATGGCCCTCGCGGCCAACACGCTAGCCGGAGTGGGAGGAGGTGTGGTGACCGTGGACCGGGGTAGGGTGCTATCCCTGATGAGGCTCCCGCTAGCGGGGCTCATGTCGACTGAGGATCCCGAAAGTGTAGCGGAGGAGCTGGAGAGGACCTACGGGATCTGGAGGGAGAGAGGATGCCATTGGGTATCACCTTTCATGACCATGTCCTTGCTCGCGTTAGACGTCCTTCCTGAGCTCCGGATAACGGACAGGGGACTAGTGGATACCGTTAACTTCAGGTACGTGAGTCCTCTGTACGAGGGAGGTTGA
- a CDS encoding magnesium-dependent phosphatase-1 — translation MLLRKPKLIVLDLDKVLWDHHDVSSLKPPLRRVNGRTIEDSSGEVVTLRDDVREFLSYVKTRGIFLSTCSWNRFDRALDVLRAFELDHYFDLLVIEPHPEKDLMMARILDHFSKFGVREEDTLYVDDRVYMLEKVRAKFPRMMTLRFHPAGDCFSFFRLMRMLGDPDDPGIQGDALGG, via the coding sequence TTGCTGTTGAGGAAGCCTAAGCTCATAGTACTGGATCTGGACAAGGTCCTGTGGGATCACCATGACGTCAGCAGCCTCAAACCCCCGCTCAGGAGGGTTAACGGGCGAACGATCGAGGACAGCTCGGGCGAGGTAGTTACCCTGAGGGATGACGTCAGGGAGTTCCTCTCCTACGTTAAAACGAGGGGTATCTTCCTATCCACATGCAGCTGGAACAGGTTCGACAGGGCTCTCGATGTGCTAAGGGCATTCGAGCTGGATCATTACTTCGACCTCCTCGTCATAGAACCGCATCCCGAGAAGGACCTCATGATGGCGAGGATACTGGATCACTTCTCGAAGTTCGGTGTGAGGGAGGAGGACACTCTCTACGTGGACGACAGGGTTTACATGCTCGAGAAAGTCAGGGCCAAGTTCCCCAGGATGATGACGCTCAGGTTCCACCCAGCCGGGGACTGCTTCTCCTTCTTCAGGTTGATGAGGATGTTGGGTGATCCGGATGATCCCGGGATTCAGGGTGACGCCTTGGGAGGTTAA
- a CDS encoding M48 family metalloprotease produces the protein MASRGFSLLGLKLDMLLTLSLIIAVSTFVFTLLLGSSVGLIGGVIMALAFNALMWLISPYLLIGMYGLRELKRSDLPWLYDALESLARKSGLKIPKLYLAPVRVPNAFAFGSPIFGYGVAVTEGLLRDLTEDEVEAVVGHEVGHIKHRDMHVMMIATALPSIFMQMGRWVMMSSAYSYSGRDRESNAGAALLIGSLLMVIGWILYLLALRLSRLREFYADAHSAITVERGAEKLQRALVRIVESTDPRRGEQLVAAKALMIADPTASYRIREYMEREPSLFERVMNLFSTHPRVEDRLRKLEELKALYG, from the coding sequence ATGGCTTCCAGAGGATTCTCGCTACTGGGACTTAAGCTAGATATGTTACTCACCCTTTCACTGATAATAGCAGTCTCAACATTCGTCTTCACGCTTCTCCTAGGGTCCTCAGTTGGACTGATAGGCGGGGTGATCATGGCCCTAGCGTTCAACGCCCTCATGTGGCTCATCTCCCCCTATCTATTGATCGGGATGTACGGTTTGAGGGAGCTCAAGAGGAGCGATCTCCCTTGGCTTTATGATGCATTAGAATCCTTAGCCAGGAAGAGCGGACTAAAAATACCCAAGCTTTACTTAGCTCCTGTAAGGGTCCCCAATGCGTTCGCCTTCGGAAGCCCGATATTCGGCTACGGTGTCGCTGTGACCGAGGGTCTGCTGAGGGATCTGACCGAGGATGAGGTCGAGGCCGTGGTGGGCCATGAGGTAGGTCACATAAAGCACAGAGACATGCATGTGATGATGATCGCTACCGCTTTACCGTCGATCTTCATGCAGATGGGTAGATGGGTCATGATGAGCTCCGCGTACTCCTACAGCGGGAGGGATAGGGAGAGCAACGCGGGGGCTGCTCTCCTAATAGGCAGCCTCCTCATGGTGATAGGCTGGATCCTCTACCTGCTCGCCCTGAGGTTGAGCAGGCTCAGGGAGTTCTACGCTGACGCTCACTCAGCGATCACCGTTGAGAGGGGCGCTGAGAAACTGCAGAGGGCTCTGGTGAGGATAGTTGAGAGCACGGATCCCAGGAGGGGGGAGCAGCTGGTCGCGGCGAAGGCCCTGATGATAGCTGATCCGACCGCTAGCTACAGGATAAGGGAGTACATGGAGAGGGAACCATCCCTCTTCGAGAGGGTCATGAACCTCTTCTCAACGCACCCGAGGGTGGAGGACAGGCTGAGGAAGCTCGAGGAGCTGAAGGCCCTTTACGGCTGA
- a CDS encoding acylphosphatase, with protein MELVRARLRIYGRVQGVFFRSTMREVANELGVSGWVRNMPDGSVEALVEGERSKVEELIRWAHRGPPLAKVERVEVDWEEFRGDWEGFSVLR; from the coding sequence ATGGAGCTGGTCAGAGCTCGCTTGAGGATATACGGGAGGGTACAAGGCGTCTTCTTCAGGTCCACGATGAGGGAGGTAGCTAACGAGCTAGGAGTAAGCGGGTGGGTCAGGAACATGCCCGACGGTAGTGTGGAGGCATTAGTGGAGGGGGAGAGGAGTAAGGTGGAGGAGCTGATAAGGTGGGCGCACAGAGGACCTCCGTTAGCTAAGGTAGAGAGGGTCGAAGTCGATTGGGAGGAGTTCAGAGGGGATTGGGAAGGGTTCAGCGTGCTCAGATGA
- a CDS encoding NifB/NifX family molybdenum-iron cluster-binding protein, protein MEKIAIPSKGPEGLEALAFGQPIYAPFFTIITLEEGEVRSVEVIRNPASTLLPYRGPSLASWLKHMGVNVVVSISFPEDVINSLISWGIRPVFVMGKRVGELLEAYLSATKR, encoded by the coding sequence GTGGAGAAGATAGCCATACCCTCCAAGGGTCCTGAGGGCCTCGAAGCTCTAGCCTTCGGACAGCCCATATACGCCCCCTTCTTCACCATAATCACCCTGGAGGAAGGGGAAGTGAGGAGCGTCGAGGTGATAAGGAATCCGGCTTCCACATTGCTCCCCTACAGGGGGCCGAGCTTAGCTTCCTGGCTGAAGCACATGGGGGTGAACGTGGTCGTATCGATCTCCTTCCCCGAGGATGTGATAAATAGCTTGATCTCATGGGGGATAAGGCCCGTCTTCGTGATGGGAAAGAGAGTAGGTGAACTGCTGGAGGCCTACCTCTCAGCTACGAAGCGATAG
- a CDS encoding ATP-dependent DNA ligase — MLFIEVARAYERIEATTGRLEMIDLLKDLFLKTPPELLDRIVYLTLGSIASPFEGVELGMGEKLFLRALSLATGISQDKLEEEYPKLGDIGKLAEWAVSRKATQSFFTEDLTVDRVFDTLSRVARASGEGAQDMKVRLVAGLLSDAKPLEARYIARIMTEKLRLGVRDMTVLDALAEAFLKGRAHREKLEKKYNIFPDIGKIAKVIAESGMKGLEEIRITLGTPVRPMLAQRLRSAEEVMGKVGPRVYAEFKYDGERMQIHIWRDGRVRIFSRRLEDITDPYPDVREHVSRAVSNREAVLDCETVAINPDTGEILPFQELMHRRRKYGIEEAMRTYPTVTYVFDLLYLDGRELLDERLEERRRVLREILRENEKVRLVQYKEVDGDVEELERFFEYAVEMGTEGLVIKDPKSVYQAGVRGWSWIKLKRSYISKMIEPVDLVVVGAFWGKGKRAGTYGALLMAAYSPEDDVFKTVCKMGSGFTDEELANLPRLLDEYRIDHKHPSVISNIEADVHFVPVKVAQVLGDEITLSPTHTCGWDRVRRNAGLAIRFPRFMGWRDDKGPQDATTEDEIIEMYKEQLRVVEAEEGEASPEEEEK; from the coding sequence ATGCTCTTCATAGAGGTGGCCAGGGCATATGAGAGGATAGAGGCGACTACGGGAAGGCTGGAGATGATAGATCTCCTCAAGGACCTTTTCCTCAAGACACCACCCGAGCTCCTGGATAGGATAGTTTACCTGACCTTGGGGAGCATAGCCTCCCCGTTCGAGGGTGTGGAGCTCGGCATGGGTGAGAAGCTCTTCCTGAGGGCTCTATCGTTAGCCACCGGCATCTCCCAGGACAAACTGGAGGAGGAGTACCCGAAGCTCGGGGATATAGGGAAGCTAGCCGAGTGGGCTGTGAGCAGAAAGGCAACTCAGTCCTTCTTCACCGAGGACCTGACGGTGGACAGGGTCTTCGATACCCTCAGCAGGGTAGCGAGGGCCTCAGGAGAGGGGGCCCAGGACATGAAGGTGAGACTTGTAGCAGGTCTCCTGAGCGATGCCAAGCCCTTAGAAGCCAGGTACATAGCGAGAATAATGACTGAGAAGCTCAGGCTCGGGGTTAGGGATATGACCGTGCTCGACGCTTTAGCTGAGGCCTTCCTGAAGGGCAGAGCCCATAGGGAGAAGCTCGAGAAAAAGTATAATATATTTCCAGATATTGGGAAAATAGCTAAAGTTATAGCTGAAAGTGGGATGAAGGGGTTGGAGGAGATAAGGATAACCTTGGGTACCCCCGTCAGGCCGATGCTGGCTCAGAGGCTCAGGTCCGCCGAGGAGGTGATGGGGAAGGTAGGGCCCAGGGTATACGCCGAGTTCAAGTACGATGGGGAGAGGATGCAGATACACATCTGGAGGGATGGGAGGGTCAGGATATTCTCTAGGAGGCTTGAGGACATAACAGATCCATACCCGGATGTCAGGGAGCACGTATCGAGGGCTGTGAGCAACCGAGAGGCTGTTCTCGATTGTGAGACCGTTGCCATTAATCCCGATACAGGTGAGATACTTCCGTTTCAGGAGCTCATGCACAGGAGGAGGAAGTACGGTATTGAGGAAGCCATGAGGACCTACCCCACTGTGACCTACGTGTTCGACTTGCTCTACCTAGACGGTAGGGAACTGCTGGATGAGAGGTTGGAGGAGAGGAGGAGGGTCCTGAGGGAGATCCTGAGGGAGAATGAGAAGGTCAGGCTGGTGCAGTACAAGGAGGTAGATGGGGACGTAGAGGAGCTTGAGAGGTTCTTCGAGTACGCCGTCGAGATGGGGACTGAGGGGCTGGTCATCAAGGACCCCAAGTCGGTTTACCAAGCCGGGGTCAGGGGATGGTCTTGGATCAAGCTCAAGAGGAGTTACATAAGCAAGATGATAGAGCCGGTTGATCTCGTAGTTGTGGGGGCTTTCTGGGGTAAGGGTAAGAGGGCTGGAACTTACGGTGCCCTGTTAATGGCCGCTTACTCTCCTGAGGATGACGTCTTCAAGACCGTCTGTAAGATGGGATCGGGCTTCACCGACGAGGAGCTAGCTAACCTTCCCAGGCTGCTGGATGAGTATAGGATAGATCATAAGCATCCGAGCGTGATATCGAACATAGAAGCCGATGTTCACTTCGTCCCCGTGAAGGTAGCTCAGGTACTGGGAGACGAGATAACGCTGAGCCCCACTCACACCTGCGGTTGGGATAGGGTGAGGCGCAACGCAGGCCTGGCGATAAGGTTCCCCAGGTTCATGGGTTGGAGGGATGATAAGGGCCCCCAGGACGCGACCACTGAGGATGAGATAATAGAGATGTATAAGGAGCAATTGAGGGTCGTTGAAGCTGAGGAGGGAGAGGCCTCGCCTGAAGAGGAGGAAAAGTAG
- a CDS encoding PAC2 family protein, whose amino-acid sequence MSMSIDIVESAPEIRNPVLILSVPGAGLVGTISADHLIRAAGLEEVGKIDSPFFPPVVEVKDGIASHTVKIFSGKGIYVVKVEVPLPVEPLMRLTEAVLDWVAKKRPKLALVIGGIPDENRINMERPQVMTVFSSEEAKEIANNMGGELMKGGYLSGYAAYFLRESMRRGVPAAAVMVQSFDSYPDPGAAAELLKAIEPALGFSIDISQLEAESETIRLKMKELMARTLQTVREAPTTAYIG is encoded by the coding sequence ATGAGCATGAGCATCGACATAGTAGAGAGCGCTCCCGAGATCAGGAACCCCGTGCTCATACTTTCGGTCCCGGGCGCTGGTCTAGTTGGAACGATATCGGCTGACCACCTTATAAGGGCCGCTGGTCTCGAGGAAGTGGGTAAGATAGACTCCCCCTTCTTCCCACCAGTCGTCGAGGTGAAAGACGGTATAGCATCGCATACCGTGAAGATATTCTCAGGTAAGGGCATCTATGTGGTCAAGGTTGAGGTCCCTCTCCCCGTGGAGCCCCTGATGAGGTTGACTGAAGCTGTACTGGACTGGGTCGCTAAGAAGAGGCCTAAGTTGGCCCTGGTGATAGGAGGCATACCTGACGAGAACAGGATCAATATGGAGAGACCTCAGGTGATGACGGTCTTTAGTAGTGAGGAAGCGAAGGAGATAGCTAACAACATGGGCGGCGAGCTCATGAAAGGAGGTTATCTATCGGGTTACGCTGCTTACTTCCTCAGGGAGTCCATGAGGAGGGGGGTGCCTGCGGCAGCCGTGATGGTGCAGAGCTTCGATTCCTACCCCGATCCAGGAGCAGCTGCAGAGCTTCTAAAAGCCATAGAACCTGCTTTAGGTTTCAGCATAGATATAAGCCAGCTAGAAGCTGAATCTGAGACCATAAGGCTCAAGATGAAGGAGTTGATGGCTAGGACGCTGCAGACCGTGAGGGAGGCACCTACGACGGCTTACATAGGTTAG
- a CDS encoding oligosaccharide flippase family protein — protein MLREELAELFDQESLAMVVAGNITAVLIGALIWMILAGVLPVEDYGRANYILSLGTFLSTFPLLGLNVTLRAYLPRGKEELLAPSVLLTSALSLLIGVPFMGLHPALPLIVFSNSVFILLTSERLGHLKYRDFFILQTVTRLLQLLLVLLLVPLFGLEGAVYSITLPFTLFSLQMLRRASGGFKEIRELLKYFRFSLLSYLSGVVASMGTRFDKVMIGTLYGDRVLGHYQLAFQFYSAMQALPTSLSSYILPLRSSGRSTKLQEILGLLLSIMAAVAGFLLIPLVIEKLFPSFYPESAYAGSIVSLAVVVDSLYGISSAKRLSAEDPLSVLISSLISLPLLFSSIYLLGSSLGVRGLAISLLIYRASALATITLTGALLRGSRR, from the coding sequence ATGCTGAGGGAGGAGTTAGCGGAGCTCTTCGATCAGGAGAGCTTAGCGATGGTGGTGGCCGGCAACATAACGGCGGTGCTCATAGGGGCCTTAATATGGATGATACTCGCCGGGGTACTTCCAGTTGAGGATTACGGTAGGGCTAACTACATCCTCTCGCTGGGGACCTTCCTATCCACCTTTCCCCTCCTGGGCCTGAACGTCACCTTGAGGGCTTACCTCCCTAGGGGGAAGGAGGAACTACTAGCGCCATCAGTGCTGCTCACCTCAGCCCTCTCACTCCTCATAGGAGTCCCTTTCATGGGTCTACACCCTGCTTTACCTCTCATTGTGTTCAGCAACTCGGTTTTCATCCTGCTGACGTCGGAGAGACTCGGTCACCTGAAGTACAGGGACTTCTTCATACTTCAAACGGTCACTAGGTTGCTCCAGCTCCTCCTGGTACTCCTTTTGGTGCCTCTCTTCGGATTAGAAGGGGCCGTCTACTCGATAACACTTCCATTCACTCTCTTCTCCCTACAGATGTTGAGGAGGGCTAGCGGAGGATTTAAGGAGATAAGGGAGCTCCTCAAGTATTTCAGGTTCTCCCTCCTCTCTTATCTGAGTGGTGTGGTGGCCTCGATGGGGACCAGGTTCGATAAGGTGATGATAGGAACCCTATACGGTGATAGGGTGCTGGGACACTACCAGCTGGCTTTCCAGTTCTACTCGGCCATGCAGGCATTACCCACCAGCTTGAGCAGCTACATACTACCCTTGAGGTCCTCAGGCAGGTCCACGAAGCTCCAGGAGATTCTAGGACTCCTTCTCTCGATAATGGCAGCGGTCGCCGGATTCCTCCTGATACCCCTAGTGATCGAGAAGTTATTCCCGAGCTTCTACCCCGAGTCAGCTTACGCGGGCAGCATAGTATCGCTCGCCGTAGTTGTGGACTCGCTATACGGGATCTCCTCAGCTAAGAGATTGAGTGCTGAGGATCCCCTCTCAGTCCTCATCTCGAGCTTAATATCACTTCCCTTACTTTTCTCCTCGATATACCTCTTAGGATCCTCACTGGGTGTTAGGGGACTAGCTATATCGCTCCTGATCTACAGAGCATCGGCCCTCGCTACGATAACCTTAACGGGCGCGCTGTTGAGAGGGAGCCGGCGGTGA
- a CDS encoding SDR family NAD(P)-dependent oxidoreductase gives MLLEGKVALITGGTSGIGLATAELFAREGASVSVVGRDERKGKVALGRLGERASLHLGDISREEDARRVVEEVVDRWGRIDLLVNAAGIFGGGLLQDLTVEEWDRVINVNLRGTFLMTKFSLPHMGEAIVNVSSIAGISPYPKGTAYCSAKAAVIAFSKALALELAEKGIRVNVVVPGLVDTPMLRGIAGSEEVFRGYSSLVPMRRVARSEEVAQAILYLASPLSSYVTGATLVIDGGITAGRMITAGSLSTARPLRLS, from the coding sequence ATGCTGCTCGAGGGTAAGGTGGCTCTGATAACCGGAGGGACCTCAGGCATAGGGCTAGCCACAGCCGAACTGTTCGCGAGGGAAGGCGCATCCGTCTCCGTAGTGGGAAGGGATGAGAGGAAGGGGAAGGTCGCCCTTGGGAGACTGGGGGAAAGGGCCTCCCTCCACCTCGGGGACATCTCAAGGGAGGAGGACGCTAGGAGGGTAGTTGAGGAGGTAGTGGATAGGTGGGGGAGAATAGATCTTCTTGTTAACGCTGCTGGAATCTTCGGAGGAGGTTTATTGCAAGACCTGACTGTTGAGGAATGGGATCGAGTGATCAACGTGAACTTGAGGGGCACGTTCCTTATGACAAAGTTTTCCCTTCCTCATATGGGTGAGGCGATAGTTAACGTCAGCTCTATAGCTGGGATAAGCCCCTACCCTAAGGGGACTGCCTATTGCTCAGCTAAAGCTGCTGTAATAGCTTTTTCTAAAGCTTTGGCTCTTGAGTTAGCTGAGAAGGGGATAAGGGTCAACGTTGTAGTTCCGGGGCTCGTCGATACCCCTATGCTAAGGGGTATAGCTGGGAGCGAGGAGGTGTTCAGGGGCTACTCCTCGTTAGTCCCGATGAGGAGGGTAGCGAGGTCTGAGGAGGTAGCTCAAGCTATACTCTACCTAGCCTCCCCCCTCTCCTCCTACGTGACGGGGGCTACGTTGGTAATCGATGGCGGCATCACCGCCGGCAGGATGATCACCGCCGGCTCCCTCTCAACAGCGCGCCCGTTAAGGTTATCGTAG